In one Corallococcus sp. EGB genomic region, the following are encoded:
- a CDS encoding family 43 glycosylhydrolase, with amino-acid sequence MKPVRAVLLLSLLTTTFAGSAHAQDNSRTLLMQWLADPDVYKENDDLFFLTGTGNGVVLPLYESNDLTAFRFKRDYNPSAADPAYDYCYLWAPDLSKVGSVYQLHFSGHRVPNGAACPPAGQEVTTFVATAPDLNLDFGAPQPINANTTWPRTTTGTACLPQGCNRNIRIDSATFYDGVDRWLFYVWFQNGNNISSFNLAAPGTVYNHAGPAVFATPAYEEGINEAPELFKRDGRYYLLFSGGWYNSQYAMYYVMADSIPQLTRARAVRRLSLPLKNSAGRLVQSHGHNVIVERRGEYFNIFHVGAFDSAGNLTSRSTYKQRVAFKPDGAMTSLNQVNVRWSRLAGYSYSLDVVLRDGSVVGPCTSVVLLGQSNKTVFDGVCRSAGDRVVTKGEIAAFRIFYSNNNVWGPFVEKAYDGISDDVSLELPGGVTPFVDLEWSEEETTAQYSIDVQRRDTGAWIGPCIGVTSVNKSLAWTYQGRCDTPGINVPFSNIQAFRICSAVNGDWAHARCGAAAYDGRSMSSRINIP; translated from the coding sequence ATGAAGCCCGTCCGAGCCGTCCTGCTGTTGTCCCTGCTCACCACGACGTTCGCCGGGAGTGCCCACGCGCAGGACAACTCGCGCACGCTGCTCATGCAGTGGCTGGCGGATCCGGACGTCTACAAGGAGAACGACGACCTGTTCTTCCTCACTGGCACGGGCAACGGGGTGGTGCTGCCGCTGTATGAGTCCAACGACCTGACGGCGTTCCGCTTCAAGCGCGACTACAACCCGTCCGCGGCGGACCCGGCCTACGACTACTGCTACCTGTGGGCACCGGACCTGAGCAAAGTGGGGAGCGTCTACCAGCTCCACTTCTCCGGCCACCGGGTGCCCAACGGCGCGGCGTGTCCGCCGGCGGGCCAGGAGGTGACGACCTTCGTGGCCACGGCGCCGGACCTGAACCTCGACTTCGGCGCGCCGCAGCCCATCAACGCCAACACGACGTGGCCGCGCACCACCACCGGTACGGCGTGCCTGCCGCAGGGGTGCAACCGGAACATCCGCATCGACTCCGCGACGTTCTACGACGGAGTGGATCGCTGGCTCTTCTATGTGTGGTTCCAGAACGGCAACAACATCTCCTCGTTCAACCTGGCCGCACCCGGCACCGTCTACAACCACGCGGGCCCGGCGGTGTTCGCGACGCCGGCCTACGAAGAGGGCATCAACGAGGCGCCGGAGCTCTTCAAGCGCGACGGGCGCTACTACCTGCTCTTCAGCGGCGGTTGGTACAACAGCCAGTACGCCATGTATTACGTGATGGCGGACTCCATCCCGCAGTTGACGCGGGCGCGGGCGGTGCGGCGGCTGTCATTGCCGCTGAAGAACTCGGCGGGCCGGCTGGTGCAGTCCCACGGCCACAACGTCATCGTCGAGCGGCGGGGTGAGTACTTCAACATCTTCCACGTGGGGGCCTTCGACAGCGCGGGAAACCTCACCTCGCGCAGCACGTACAAGCAGCGCGTCGCGTTCAAGCCGGACGGGGCGATGACGTCGCTCAACCAGGTGAACGTGCGTTGGAGCCGGCTCGCCGGGTACAGCTATTCGTTGGACGTGGTGCTGCGAGACGGGTCGGTGGTGGGGCCGTGCACGTCCGTGGTGCTTCTGGGGCAGTCCAACAAGACGGTGTTCGACGGCGTGTGCCGCAGCGCCGGGGACCGGGTGGTGACGAAGGGGGAGATCGCCGCGTTCCGCATCTTCTACTCGAACAACAACGTCTGGGGGCCCTTCGTGGAGAAGGCCTATGACGGCATCTCCGACGACGTGTCGCTGGAGCTGCCGGGCGGCGTCACGCCCTTCGTGGACCTGGAGTGGAGCGAGGAGGAGACGACGGCGCAGTACTCCATCGACGTTCAGCGGCGGGACACGGGTGCGTGGATTGGGCCGTGCATTGGAGTCACGTCCGTGAACAAGAGCCTCGCCTGGACCTACCAGGGGCGCTGCGACACGCCGGGCATCAACGTGCCGTTCTCCAACATCCAGGCCTTCCGCATCTGCTCCGCGGTGAACGGCGACTGGGCCCATGCCCGCTGCGGCGCCGCTGCGTACGACGGCCGGAGCATGTCCTCGCGCATCAACATCCCCTGA
- a CDS encoding siderophore ABC transporter substrate-binding protein, whose product MSPPPRRLPPLLAALVGVAVIALAVFGWRASRAPAEAPVPRGAAPAAPAPGAGRTVAHAQGSTVVTEHPAQVVVFDLAALDTLDALGVDVQGVAGEYFPGQLAKYGDAKRYPRFGTLFEPDYEALHAARPDLVITGGRSSARYAKLAALVPTIDQTTDDAHFLDTVVGNTQRLATVFGKEEQARALVEAMHRSIARLKGTTAHRGKGLIVLTSGGRMSAYGPGSRFGVLHDAFGIPPAAPGLKASLHGEAIGSEFILETNPDWLFVIDRDAAIGEGGGAQRLLDNEMVHQTAAWKQGQVVYLEPANTYLIGGGIQSVRRLMEQLSDVYARPRQPVAP is encoded by the coding sequence GTGAGTCCCCCTCCCCGGCGTCTCCCTCCCCTCCTCGCGGCCCTCGTCGGGGTCGCGGTCATTGCGCTCGCGGTCTTCGGCTGGCGGGCCTCGCGCGCCCCGGCCGAGGCGCCTGTGCCGCGAGGCGCGGCTCCGGCAGCCCCTGCACCGGGAGCGGGCCGGACCGTCGCCCACGCGCAGGGCAGCACCGTGGTGACCGAGCACCCGGCGCAGGTGGTGGTGTTCGACCTGGCGGCGCTGGACACGCTGGACGCGCTGGGAGTGGACGTGCAGGGCGTGGCGGGTGAGTACTTCCCCGGCCAGTTGGCGAAGTACGGGGACGCGAAGAGGTACCCGCGCTTCGGGACGCTCTTCGAGCCCGACTACGAAGCGCTCCACGCGGCCCGGCCGGACCTGGTCATCACCGGTGGCCGCTCCAGCGCGCGATACGCGAAGCTCGCCGCCCTGGTGCCCACCATCGACCAGACCACGGACGACGCGCACTTCCTGGACACCGTGGTGGGCAACACGCAGCGGCTGGCGACCGTCTTCGGCAAGGAGGAACAGGCGCGCGCCCTGGTGGAGGCGATGCACCGGTCCATCGCGAGGCTGAAGGGCACCACCGCCCACCGGGGCAAGGGGCTCATCGTGCTGACGTCCGGAGGGCGGATGAGCGCCTATGGCCCGGGCTCGCGCTTCGGCGTGCTGCACGACGCCTTCGGCATCCCGCCCGCGGCGCCGGGCCTCAAGGCGTCGCTGCACGGAGAGGCCATCGGGTCGGAGTTCATCCTGGAGACCAACCCGGACTGGCTGTTCGTCATCGACCGGGACGCGGCCATCGGAGAGGGCGGCGGCGCGCAGCGGCTCCTGGACAACGAGATGGTGCACCAGACGGCGGCCTGGAAGCAGGGACAGGTCGTGTACCTGGAGCCGGCGAACACCTACCTCATCGGCGGCGGCATCCAGTCCGTGCGGCGCCTGATGGAGCAGCTCTCCGATGTCTACGCCAGGCCCCGACAGCCCGTCGCTCCCTGA